A genomic stretch from Setaria italica strain Yugu1 chromosome VII, Setaria_italica_v2.0, whole genome shotgun sequence includes:
- the LOC101767805 gene encoding transcription factor bHLH51: MATASACQPFQEGKQRRQHPPLHHGGSVLPPVYKGTALPLRQASSVPHPAAQELPPSLSGRSATEAQAMKVHSEAERRRRERINAHLAALRRMIPDARQMDKATLLARVVCQLKDLKRKAAETTHPLPIPAEANGITVNCHTGGGAAGYGRPAAYIRASVSCDDRPGLLADLAGALRGLRLRPLRADMASLGGRARCEFVLCGEEGGAAIAGRVKALEEGVRRALVSAAFPETAYGCNYRSRRQRVLESHCVLGHELDLGDQGW, from the exons ATGGCTACTGCATCTGCATGCCAACCGTTTCAAGAAGGGAAGCAGCGACGGCAGCATCCGCCACTGCACCATGGCGGTTCTGTTCTTCCTCCAGTGTACAAAGGCACGGCTCTGCCTCTGCGACAGGCCAGCTCGGTGCCGCATCCGGCCGCGCAGGAGCTGCCGCCGTCGTTGTCGGGGAGGAGCGCGACGGAGGCGCAGGCCATGAAGGTACACAGCGAGgccgagaggcggcggcgggagaggatCAACGCCCATCTCGCTGCCTTGAGGAGGATGATCCCTGATGCTCGGCAG ATGGACAAGGCCACCTTGCTAGCCAGGGTGGTTTGCCAGCTGAAGGACCTGAAGAGGAAAGCGGCCGAAACCACACATCCACTGCCCATCCCTGCAGAGGCCAACGGCATCACCGTCAACTGCcacacgggcggcggcgccgccggctacGGGAGGCCGGCAGCGTACATCAGGGCCTCCGTCAGCTGCGACGACCGGCCGGGCCTCCTCGCCGACCTCGCCGGAGCGCTCCGTGGTCTGAGGCTGAGGCCGCTGAGAGCAGACATGGCCTCCCTCGGAGGCAGGGCGCGGTGTGAGTTCGTGCTGTGCGGGGAGGAGGGCGGTGCGGCGATTGCCGGCCGCGTGAAGGCTCTGGAGGAGGGTGTCAGGCGGGCGCTGGTCAGTGCCGCGTTCCCGGAGACGGCGTACGGATGCAACTATAGGAGCAGGAGGCAGAGGGTTTTGGAATCTCATTGTGTGCTTGGACATGAGCTCGATCTCGGTGATCAGGGGTGGTGA